The proteins below come from a single Agromyces flavus genomic window:
- a CDS encoding MmgE/PrpD family protein, producing MKTHHLRTHRSDEDLSREGQLAWQLAAVATDPVEVDDEVVDMVVNRVIDNAAVAAASLARRPVVAARSQALTHPVSIGGDGATVFGSDAARRTSPEWAAWANGVAVRELDFHDTFLAADYSHPGDNIPPIVAVAQHLAAARGLTGRDLVRGIATGYEIQIDLVKAITLHAHKIDHVAHLGPSAAAGIGTLLGLDQETIFQAIGQALHTTTATRQSRKGEISTWKAYAPAFAGKMAVEAVDRAMRGETSPVPIYEGEDGVIAWLLGGPEATYEVPLPDAGEAKRAILDSYTKEHSAEYQAQALIDLARKLHDEYPLILDDPDRVESITIHTSHHTHNVIGSGANDPQKYDPDASRETLDHSIPYIFTVALQDGTWHHADSYAPERAHRPDTVTLWRKVATVEDPEWTRRYHSLDIGEKAFGGRVVIRLSDGNEIVEEIAVADAHPLGARPFGREQYVEKFRTLAEWALEPAEIDRFLDVAQRLPELGPDELQQLTFTAAPGALNGVEPPTGLF from the coding sequence GTGAAGACCCACCACCTGCGCACCCACCGGAGCGACGAGGACCTCTCGCGGGAGGGCCAGCTCGCCTGGCAGCTCGCGGCCGTCGCCACGGATCCCGTCGAGGTCGACGACGAGGTCGTCGACATGGTCGTCAACCGGGTCATCGACAACGCGGCCGTCGCGGCGGCCTCCCTCGCGCGTCGGCCGGTGGTCGCCGCGCGCAGCCAGGCGCTGACGCATCCGGTGTCGATCGGCGGCGACGGCGCGACGGTGTTCGGGTCGGATGCCGCGCGGCGGACCTCGCCCGAATGGGCCGCGTGGGCCAACGGCGTGGCCGTGCGCGAGCTCGACTTCCACGACACGTTCCTCGCGGCCGACTACTCGCACCCCGGCGACAACATCCCGCCGATCGTCGCGGTCGCGCAGCATCTCGCCGCGGCGCGCGGGCTCACCGGGCGCGACCTCGTTCGCGGCATCGCCACCGGCTACGAGATCCAGATCGACCTCGTCAAGGCCATCACCCTGCACGCGCACAAGATCGACCACGTCGCCCACCTCGGCCCGTCGGCCGCGGCCGGCATCGGCACGCTGCTCGGCCTCGACCAGGAGACGATCTTCCAGGCCATCGGGCAGGCCCTGCACACGACGACGGCGACGCGGCAGTCGCGCAAGGGCGAGATCTCGACGTGGAAGGCGTATGCGCCCGCGTTCGCCGGGAAGATGGCGGTCGAGGCCGTCGACCGAGCGATGCGCGGCGAGACGAGTCCGGTGCCCATCTACGAGGGCGAGGACGGCGTGATCGCCTGGCTGCTCGGCGGCCCCGAGGCGACCTACGAGGTGCCGCTGCCCGACGCCGGCGAGGCCAAGCGCGCCATCCTCGACTCGTACACGAAGGAGCATTCGGCCGAGTACCAGGCGCAGGCGCTCATCGACCTCGCGCGCAAGCTCCACGACGAGTACCCGCTGATCCTCGACGACCCCGACCGCGTCGAGTCCATCACCATCCACACGTCGCACCACACCCACAACGTGATCGGCTCGGGCGCGAACGACCCGCAGAAGTACGACCCGGATGCCTCGCGCGAGACGCTCGATCACTCCATCCCGTACATCTTCACCGTCGCCCTGCAGGACGGCACGTGGCACCACGCCGACTCGTACGCCCCCGAGCGGGCGCACCGCCCCGACACCGTGACGCTCTGGCGCAAGGTCGCGACCGTCGAGGACCCCGAGTGGACGCGTCGCTACCACTCGCTCGACATCGGCGAGAAGGCGTTCGGCGGCCGCGTCGTCATCCGGCTTTCCGACGGCAACGAGATCGTCGAGGAGATCGCGGTCGCCGACGCGCACCCGCTCGGCGCTCGGCCCTTCGGCCGTGAGCAGTACGTCGAGAAGTTCCGCACGCTCGCCGAGTGGGCGCTCGAGCCCGCCGAGATCGACCGGTTCCTGGATGTCGCGCAGCGCCTGCCCGAGCTCGGCCCCGACGAGCTGCAGCAGCTCACCTTCACCGCCGCCCCCGGCGCCCTCAACGGAGTGGAACCCCCCACCGGCCTCTTCTGA
- a CDS encoding aminotransferase class V-fold PLP-dependent enzyme yields the protein MNLTDADTVGGHAVRDIRLDFPAFATTGDGRPAAYLDSAATSQRPLAVLDAEREYLEHHLAAVHRGASAATGESTTLFEDGRADVARFVGAGDREIVWAQNATDALNMVALGIADASAGIGGPDAARFALQPGDEIVLTEAEHHANLLPWQRVAQRTGARIVPVRVDEHGLWTIDDLAAVLTERTRIVAFAEVSNVTGLIAPVAEIVGLVRERAREAFVVLDACQSVPHRPVDFAAYGVDFAAFSGHKMLGPNGIGVLYGRDELLDALPPARTGGSTITRVTLEESHFLPAPHRFEAGTQAVSQAIGLAAAVRYLEGIGMDAVAAHEEAFAARVVAGVAEIPGVRIVGPQPGERRAGLVSVSVDGVHAHDVGQFLDEAGIVVRVGHHCAQPLHRALGITATTRASAHVYTTVEEADRFVAALGEVRGFFGLAREAS from the coding sequence ATGAACCTCACCGACGCCGACACGGTCGGCGGCCACGCCGTGCGCGACATCCGCCTCGACTTCCCCGCATTCGCGACGACCGGCGACGGCCGGCCGGCCGCGTACCTCGACTCCGCCGCCACGTCGCAGCGGCCGCTCGCGGTGCTCGACGCCGAACGCGAGTACCTCGAGCACCACCTCGCCGCCGTGCACCGGGGCGCGAGCGCCGCGACCGGCGAGTCGACCACCCTCTTCGAGGACGGACGCGCCGATGTCGCCCGCTTCGTCGGCGCCGGCGACCGCGAGATCGTGTGGGCGCAGAACGCGACCGACGCGCTGAACATGGTCGCGCTCGGCATCGCCGACGCGAGCGCCGGCATCGGCGGCCCGGATGCCGCGCGGTTCGCGCTGCAGCCGGGTGACGAGATCGTGCTCACCGAGGCCGAGCACCACGCGAACCTCCTGCCGTGGCAGCGCGTCGCGCAGCGCACGGGTGCGCGGATCGTGCCGGTGCGCGTCGACGAGCACGGCCTCTGGACGATCGACGACCTCGCCGCGGTGCTGACCGAGCGCACCCGCATCGTCGCGTTCGCCGAGGTGTCGAACGTGACCGGGCTGATCGCGCCCGTCGCCGAGATCGTCGGGCTCGTCCGCGAGCGCGCGCGCGAGGCGTTCGTCGTGCTCGACGCGTGCCAGTCGGTACCCCATCGTCCGGTCGACTTCGCCGCGTACGGCGTCGACTTCGCCGCCTTCTCGGGGCACAAGATGCTCGGCCCGAACGGGATCGGCGTCTTGTACGGCCGGGACGAGCTGCTCGATGCGCTGCCGCCGGCGCGCACGGGCGGTTCGACGATCACCAGGGTGACGCTCGAGGAGTCGCATTTCCTGCCGGCCCCGCACCGCTTCGAGGCCGGAACCCAGGCCGTCTCGCAGGCGATCGGGCTCGCCGCCGCCGTCCGGTACCTCGAGGGCATCGGCATGGACGCCGTCGCAGCGCACGAGGAGGCGTTCGCTGCACGCGTCGTCGCGGGCGTCGCCGAGATCCCGGGCGTGCGGATCGTCGGCCCGCAGCCCGGCGAGCGCCGCGCGGGCCTGGTCAGCGTGAGCGTCGACGGCGTGCATGCGCACGATGTGGGCCAGTTCCTCGACGAGGCCGGCATCGTCGTGCGCGTCGGTCACCACTGCGCGCAGCCCCTGCACCGCGCGCTCGGCATCACCGCGACCACGCGGGCGAGCGCGCACGTGTACACGACCGTCGAGGAGGCCGACCGGTTCGTCGCCGCACTCGGCGAGGTGCGCGGCTTCTTCGGCCTCGCGAGGGAGGCGTCCTGA
- the sufU gene encoding Fe-S cluster assembly sulfur transfer protein SufU codes for MSALEGLYQQIILDHSKERHGDHALEGADGEHHEYNPTCGDEITVRVKLDPAHERIDEVAWQGDGCSISMASASVLTDLVQGHSVDEALATADAFRAMLRSKGEGEPDEDVLGDAIAFHGVAKYVMRIKCAMLSWVALEAAVRTAR; via the coding sequence ATGTCGGCACTCGAGGGCCTCTACCAGCAGATCATCCTCGACCACTCGAAGGAGCGGCACGGCGACCACGCGCTCGAGGGCGCCGACGGCGAGCACCACGAGTACAACCCGACGTGCGGCGACGAGATCACCGTGCGCGTGAAGCTCGACCCCGCGCACGAGCGCATCGACGAAGTGGCCTGGCAGGGCGACGGATGCAGCATCTCGATGGCGTCGGCGTCGGTGCTCACCGACCTCGTGCAGGGGCACTCCGTCGACGAGGCGCTCGCGACCGCCGACGCGTTCCGCGCGATGCTGCGCTCGAAGGGCGAGGGCGAGCCCGACGAGGACGTGCTCGGCGACGCGATCGCGTTCCACGGCGTCGCGAAGTACGTCATGCGCATCAAGTGCGCGATGCTCTCGTGGGTCGCACTCGAGGCGGCGGTCAGGACCGCGCGCTGA
- a CDS encoding enoyl-CoA hydratase/isomerase family protein — MSEHLSTSTADGVGRITLERPQALNALSYEMIRALTAVFDAWRHDPDVSMVVLDGAGERGFCAGGDVRELYGYTTAGHVDEALRFFRDEYRLNSAIAHYPKPVVAIMDGITMGGGIGLAGHARIRIVTERSRVAMPETRIGFTPDVGGTWLLGRAPGELGTHLALNSRTMDAADAIHAGFADAFVPSERIPHLLQALAERADPGTPWEIVMLFDETPGPSALAAARPWVDACYSAPTVSAIIERLRAFAEGRADGAGRADPAAAAYAAAAADELETLSPTALSVTLEAVRRARTLPSLEEALEQEFRAVSWFIGEHDLHEGIRAQVIDKDRNPKWDPSTLDDVPPTLPERVLTEQRHEPVWPAAA, encoded by the coding sequence GTGAGCGAGCACCTCTCCACGAGCACGGCCGACGGCGTCGGCCGGATCACGCTCGAACGCCCGCAGGCCCTCAACGCGCTGAGCTACGAGATGATCCGCGCGCTCACCGCGGTGTTCGATGCCTGGCGGCACGACCCCGACGTGTCGATGGTGGTGCTGGATGGCGCGGGCGAGCGCGGGTTCTGCGCCGGCGGCGACGTGCGCGAGCTCTACGGCTACACGACGGCGGGGCATGTCGACGAGGCGCTGCGGTTCTTCCGCGACGAGTACCGGCTGAACTCGGCCATCGCGCACTACCCGAAGCCGGTCGTGGCGATCATGGACGGCATCACCATGGGCGGCGGCATCGGGCTCGCCGGCCATGCGCGCATCCGCATCGTCACCGAGCGCTCGCGCGTCGCGATGCCCGAGACGCGCATCGGCTTCACGCCCGACGTCGGCGGCACGTGGCTGCTCGGCCGCGCGCCCGGCGAACTCGGCACGCACCTCGCGCTGAACTCGCGCACGATGGACGCGGCCGACGCCATCCACGCGGGCTTCGCCGACGCGTTCGTGCCGTCCGAGCGGATCCCGCACCTGCTGCAGGCGCTCGCCGAGCGCGCCGATCCCGGCACTCCGTGGGAGATCGTCATGCTCTTCGACGAGACGCCCGGGCCGTCGGCGCTCGCGGCCGCCCGGCCGTGGGTCGACGCGTGCTATTCGGCCCCGACCGTCTCGGCGATCATCGAACGGCTGCGCGCGTTCGCCGAGGGGCGGGCGGATGGCGCGGGGCGCGCGGATCCGGCAGCCGCGGCCTACGCGGCGGCCGCCGCCGATGAGCTCGAGACGCTCTCGCCGACTGCGCTCTCGGTCACGCTCGAGGCCGTGCGCCGCGCCCGCACGCTGCCCTCGCTCGAGGAGGCGCTCGAGCAGGAGTTCCGCGCCGTGTCGTGGTTCATCGGCGAGCACGACCTGCACGAGGGCATCCGCGCCCAGGTCATCGACAAGGACCGCAACCCGAAGTGGGACCCGTCCACGCTCGACGACGTGCCGCCGACGCTGCCCGAGCGCGTGCTCACCGAGCAGCGGCACGAGCCGGTCTGGCCCGCGGCGGCCTGA
- a CDS encoding VOC family protein, producing the protein MIESAFPIVEVPDMDAAMRFYHDALGTAVVYRYPVDGEPVFVTLQAGASQLGLGLAEGGTAGEGAGMLLWFYVDDVDATTTALETAGYLVIERPDDTPWGERVSMVSDPFGTRVRLGQPIAPQPEEE; encoded by the coding sequence ATGATCGAATCCGCGTTCCCCATCGTCGAGGTGCCCGACATGGATGCCGCGATGCGCTTCTACCACGACGCGCTCGGCACCGCCGTCGTGTACCGGTATCCCGTCGACGGCGAGCCCGTCTTCGTCACCCTGCAGGCGGGCGCGTCGCAGCTCGGGCTGGGCCTGGCCGAGGGCGGCACCGCCGGCGAGGGCGCCGGCATGCTCCTCTGGTTCTACGTCGACGACGTCGATGCGACCACCACCGCGCTCGAGACGGCGGGATACCTCGTCATCGAGCGACCGGATGACACGCCGTGGGGCGAGCGCGTCTCGATGGTGTCCGATCCGTTCGGCACGCGCGTGCGACTGGGCCAGCCGATCGCGCCGCAGCCCGAGGAGGAGTGA
- a CDS encoding LysE family translocator codes for MVPASNFWAFVLASVVLIVIPGPSVLFVIGRSLALGRIGGLLSVVGNAIGMLPLVAAVALGVGTVVAQSVLLFTGIKIAGALYLVYLGVQAIRHRADAAAAVTGAVAPRSHWRLLGEGFVVGVTNPKTIAFFVAVLPQFVDFHAGAIPLQMATLGTAFVVLALACDSVWALAAGWARDWFASSPRRASHLAATGGVMMIGLGGVLALSGNKH; via the coding sequence ATGGTCCCCGCATCCAACTTCTGGGCGTTCGTGCTCGCCTCGGTGGTGCTCATCGTCATCCCGGGACCCAGCGTGCTGTTCGTCATCGGCCGCTCGCTCGCGCTCGGGCGCATCGGCGGGCTGCTCAGCGTGGTCGGCAATGCGATCGGCATGCTGCCGCTCGTGGCGGCCGTCGCGCTCGGCGTCGGCACCGTCGTCGCGCAGTCGGTGCTGCTGTTCACGGGCATCAAGATCGCGGGGGCCCTGTACCTCGTCTACCTCGGCGTGCAGGCGATCCGTCACCGGGCGGATGCCGCGGCCGCCGTCACGGGTGCCGTCGCGCCTCGCTCGCACTGGCGCCTGCTCGGCGAGGGGTTCGTCGTGGGCGTCACGAACCCGAAGACGATCGCGTTCTTCGTCGCCGTCCTGCCGCAGTTCGTCGACTTCCACGCCGGGGCGATCCCGCTGCAGATGGCGACGCTGGGCACGGCGTTCGTCGTGCTCGCACTCGCGTGCGACTCGGTCTGGGCGCTCGCTGCGGGGTGGGCGCGCGACTGGTTCGCGTCGTCGCCGCGGCGCGCGTCGCACCTGGCCGCGACCGGCGGTGTCATGATGATCGGCCTCGGCGGCGTACTGGCGCTGTCGGGCAACAAGCACTAG
- a CDS encoding PLD nuclease N-terminal domain-containing protein, translating into MATAKRWSDITPQQKSRAIISVIIQFALAAAAWTDLAKRPADDVNGPKPMWAVIILVNFVGPLAYFVFGRRRD; encoded by the coding sequence ATGGCAACCGCGAAACGGTGGAGCGACATCACGCCGCAGCAGAAGAGCAGGGCGATCATCTCGGTGATCATCCAGTTCGCCCTGGCCGCAGCGGCGTGGACGGATCTCGCCAAGCGTCCCGCCGACGACGTCAACGGCCCGAAGCCGATGTGGGCGGTCATCATCCTCGTGAACTTCGTCGGCCCGCTGGCGTACTTCGTGTTCGGCCGGCGACGCGACTGA
- a CDS encoding YbhB/YbcL family Raf kinase inhibitor-like protein codes for MLDLDPYAALQKLRPVESFHVTSADFDDGGALARPQWSAAAGGVDRSPQLSWSGFPERTRGFAVTCIDVDAPTGSGWWHWAVANLPLSTTSLEAGAGAPGGPALPEGALVLRNEDGDRGFGGVGPPRGTGAHRYVFVVHALDVPSLDLDPASSPAILGIRCFFHGLARGILTGIANRD; via the coding sequence ATGCTCGACCTGGATCCGTACGCTGCGCTGCAGAAGCTCCGCCCCGTGGAGTCGTTCCACGTCACGAGCGCCGACTTCGACGACGGCGGCGCACTCGCGCGCCCGCAGTGGAGTGCCGCCGCCGGAGGCGTCGACCGGTCGCCCCAGCTGTCGTGGTCGGGCTTCCCGGAGCGCACGCGCGGCTTCGCCGTGACGTGCATCGACGTCGACGCGCCGACGGGGTCCGGATGGTGGCACTGGGCGGTCGCGAACCTGCCCCTCTCGACGACGAGCCTCGAGGCGGGCGCGGGCGCGCCCGGCGGCCCGGCGCTGCCCGAGGGCGCGCTCGTGCTGCGCAACGAGGACGGCGATCGCGGGTTCGGCGGCGTCGGGCCGCCTCGCGGCACCGGGGCGCACCGGTACGTGTTCGTGGTGCACGCACTCGACGTGCCGAGCCTCGACCTCGACCCCGCGTCGTCGCCCGCGATACTCGGGATCCGCTGCTTCTTCCATGGGCTCGCACGCGGCATCCTCACGGGCATCGCGAATCGCGACTGA
- the trhO gene encoding oxygen-dependent tRNA uridine(34) hydroxylase TrhO yields MPLAKILLFYVFTPLADPDAIRLWQRDLADSLGLRGRVLISKDGINGTLGGEMGSLKRYVRKTRDYPAFTAIDFKWSEGSELDDEGRSLDFPKLSVKVRDEIVSFGAPDELRVDESGVIGGGTRLSPDALHELVAERGDEVVFFDGRNALEAEIGRFRGAIVPPVETTRDFVGLLDSGAYDHLKGRPVVTYCTGGIRCEVLSSLMAARGFGELYQLDGGIVRYGERFGDDGLWEGSLVVFDGRESVDFSERAAVIGTCEGCGTPSKRTVNCTDASCRGRLVRCEACGPGHCARHAASVA; encoded by the coding sequence GTGCCGCTCGCCAAGATCCTGCTGTTCTACGTCTTCACGCCGCTCGCCGACCCCGACGCGATCCGGCTGTGGCAGCGCGACCTCGCGGACTCCCTCGGCCTGCGCGGCCGCGTGCTCATCTCGAAGGACGGGATCAACGGCACGCTCGGCGGCGAGATGGGCTCACTCAAGCGCTACGTCCGCAAGACCCGGGATTATCCGGCGTTCACGGCCATCGACTTCAAGTGGAGCGAGGGCAGCGAGCTCGACGACGAGGGTCGCAGCCTCGACTTCCCGAAGCTCAGCGTGAAGGTGCGCGACGAGATCGTCTCGTTTGGCGCACCCGACGAACTGCGCGTCGACGAGTCGGGCGTCATCGGCGGCGGCACGCGCCTCAGCCCGGACGCACTGCACGAGCTCGTCGCCGAGCGCGGCGACGAGGTCGTCTTCTTCGACGGACGCAACGCGCTCGAAGCCGAGATCGGGCGGTTCCGCGGCGCGATCGTGCCGCCGGTCGAGACCACGCGCGACTTCGTCGGCCTGCTCGACTCGGGCGCGTACGACCACCTGAAGGGCCGGCCGGTCGTGACGTACTGCACGGGCGGCATCCGATGCGAGGTCCTCTCGAGCCTGATGGCCGCACGCGGCTTCGGTGAGCTCTACCAGCTCGACGGGGGCATCGTCCGGTACGGCGAGCGCTTCGGCGACGACGGGCTCTGGGAGGGTTCGCTGGTCGTGTTCGACGGGCGTGAATCGGTCGACTTCAGTGAGCGCGCCGCCGTGATCGGCACGTGCGAGGGGTGTGGAACTCCGTCCAAGCGCACCGTGAACTGCACGGATGCCTCGTGCCGCGGCCGGCTCGTGCGCTGCGAGGCGTGCGGCCCCGGGCACTGCGCGCGCCACGCGGCATCCGTCGCCTGA